Proteins from one Sarcophilus harrisii chromosome 2, mSarHar1.11, whole genome shotgun sequence genomic window:
- the SDR42E1 gene encoding short-chain dehydrogenase/reductase family 42E member 1 codes for MDLQKSPQETVLITGGGGYFGFRLGCTLCKKGITVILFDINISIQDIPRGMKLICGDIRCIADLENALQNVTCVFHIASFGMSGKEQLNHKRIEDVNVKGTENVLEACRRKGVSRLVYTSTYNVVFGGQVIMNGDESLPYLPLHLHPDHYSRTKSVADKKVLEANGTALDRGTGVLRTCVLRSAGIYGPGEQRHLPRIVKYIEKGLFKFVYGDPKSLVDFVHVDNLVQAHILASEALKADKKHIASGQAYFISDGRPVNNFEFFRPLVEGLGYPFPTIRLPLNLIYFIAFMTEMVYFLLGRFYNFQPFLTRAEVYKTGVTHYFSMEKARKELHYEPQPFDLKEVVDWFKAEGHGRKFQNYTLKHLIWNGMLIFFLAIAILTWFSNDHGDSSLKDLF; via the exons ATGGACCTCCAAAAATCACCTCAGGAAACAGTACTTATTACAGGAGGAGGTGGCTACTTTGGTTTCCG TTTGGGTTGTACACTATGCAAGAAGGGTATCACTGTGATTCTGTTTGATATCAACATTTCTATTCAAGATATTCCCCGAGGGATGAAGTTGATATGTGGAGATATTCGCTGCATCGCCGATTTAGAGAACGCTTTGCAAAATGTTACTTGTGTTTTCCATATTGCTTCCTTTGGCATGTCAGGAAAGGAGCAACTGAATCATAAGCGTATTGAAGATGTCAATGTAAAAGGCACAGAAAATGTACTCGAGGCTTGCAGAAGGAAAGGAGTGTCAAGATTGGTTTATACTAGTACTTATAACGTGGTGTTTGGAGGCCAAGTTATAATGAATGGGGATGAATCTTTGCCCTATCTACCTCTTCATCTTCATCCTGATCACTACTCTCGCACCAAATCTGTTGCAGACAAAAAAGTACTGGAGGCAAATGGAACAGCCTTGGACAGGGGAACTGGTGTTTTGAGAACCTGTGTTTTGAGATCAGCTGGTATCTATGGGCCTGGAGAACAGAGGCATCTTCCCAGGATagtgaaatatatagaaaagggGCTCTTCAAATTTGTGTATGGAGATCCCAAAAGCTTGGTAGATTTTGTCCATGTGGATAATTTGGTACAAGCCCATATTCTGGCCTCAGAAGCTTTAAAAGCTGACAAGAAACATATTGCCTCTGGGCAGGCGTATTTTATCTCTGATGGAAGACCAGTGAATAATTTTGAATTCTTCAGGCCATTAGTTGAAGGATTGGGTTATCCATTCCCTACCATACGCCTACCGTTAAACCTCATTTATTTCATTGCTTTCATGACAGAGATGGTGTACTTCCTCTTGGGCAGGTTTTATAATTTTCAGCCTTTCCTCACCCGAGCAGAAGTCTATAAAACTGGGGTCACACATTATTTCAGCATGGAGAAGGCTAGAAAAGAACTGCATTATGAACCACAGCCATTTGACCTCAAGGAAGTAGTAGATTGGTTTAAAGCTGAGGGTCATGGTAGAAAATTCCAAAACTATACCTTAAAGCATCTTATTTGGAATGGCATGTTGATTTTCTTCCTAGCTATTGCAATTCTCACATGGTTTTCCAATGATCATGGTGATAGCAGTTTGaaagatttattttga